In a single window of the Papaver somniferum cultivar HN1 chromosome 8, ASM357369v1, whole genome shotgun sequence genome:
- the LOC113303206 gene encoding protein FAR1-RELATED SEQUENCE 8-like — MTNMDEDTEVPSDGKLSKPAMYMYFSSIEEAENYYTEYGKSLGFSIRKRSSYATGRGPRITRVIFVCGCEGIHVSRPDQDEIDLKRKRNTSSMKSDCKAMIRIAFDIKHQTWYINIFREDHNHVMVSPKNRHLMRSSKYMPPAAKSLAEKFNKERLPVGKVASLFGESENIGFTPRDVYNHLRTVRQSLIEVGDAEAVMNYFRKRTIEIPIFTMP, encoded by the coding sequence ATGACTAATATGGATGAAGATACAGAAGTACCTAGTGATGGAAAGCTGTCAAAACCTGCCATGTACATGTATTTTTCTTCTATTGAAGAGGCAGAGAATTATTACACAGAATATGGAAAAAGCTTGGGATTTTCAATTCGTAAACGATCATCATATGCTACTGGACGAGGACCACGTATAACTAGAGTGATTTTTGTATGTGGTTGCGAAGGAATTCACGTAAGTAGACCTGATCAAGACGAGATCGatcttaaaagaaaaagaaatacttCATCAATGAAGTCTGATTGCAAGGCAATGATCCGCATAGCTTTTGACATAAAACATCAGACTTGGTATATAAATATATTTAGAGAAGACCACAATCATGTCATGGTTTCCCCTAAAAATCGACATTTAATGAGGTCAAGCAAGTATATGCCTCCTGCTGCCAAGAGCTTAGCTGAGAAATTTAACAAAGAGAGGCTTCCGGTTGGAAAGGTAGCATCTCTATTTGGAGAAAGTGAGAATATCGGATTTACACCGAGGGATGTGTATAATCACTTGAGAACAGTTAGACAATCTCTAATAGAGGTGGGAGATGCAGAAGCTGTGAtgaattattttagaaaaagaacAATTGAAATCCCAATTTTTACTATGCCGTAA